One part of the Prunus persica cultivar Lovell chromosome G5, Prunus_persica_NCBIv2, whole genome shotgun sequence genome encodes these proteins:
- the LOC18776338 gene encoding uncharacterized protein LOC18776338, with protein MTNESVKNCSHDAGKHKQLDREIRDMVSVITNRVTDLHKSGSVNQEDDDETGVRIITLAGNNNGASLRSELDHENNNKPAGLHGGGPAFGEQPDGLSTYVNSNFQSVNNSLMMGGSYSTNDPGVRVDITDVVEPHGYHIKPEKRGWKGKKKEKEKERENIHSDQHHEHDDE; from the coding sequence ATGACCAACGAGTCAGTCAAAAACTGCAGCCATGATGCAGGCAAGCACAAACAACTCGACAGAGAAATCAGAGACATGGTCTCTGTCATCACCAACCGAGTCACTGACCTCCACAAATCTGGCTCAGTCAACCAAGAAGACGACGATGAAACCGGCGTGAGAATCATCACACTGGCTGGAAACAACAATGGAGCCTCACTGAGAAGTGAGCTGGATCATGAGAACAACAACAAGCCAGCAGGGCTTCATGGTGGTGGCCCGGCATTTGGAGAGCAGCCTGATGGGTTGAGCACTTATGTGAACAGCAATTTCCAGAGCGTGAACAACTCTCTTATGATGGGTGGCAGCTACAGCACGAATGATCCCGGTGTTCGGGTGGATATCACTGATGTTGTGGAGCCTCATGGGTATCATATCAAGCCGGAGAAGCGTGGATGGaaggggaagaagaaggagaaggagaaggagagggAAAACATCCACAGTGACCAACATCATGAGCATGATGATGAGTGA
- the LOC18777344 gene encoding probable dolichol-phosphate mannosyltransferase isoform X1 — protein MEKNKYSIIVPTYNERLNIALLVYLIFKHLRDVDFEIIIVDDGSPDGTQQVVEQLQQLYGEDRILLRARAKKLGLGTAYIHGLKHASGNFVVIMDADLSHHPKYLPSFIKKQLETGASIVTGTRYVKGGGVHGWNLMRKLTSRGANVLAQTLLWPGVSDLTGSFRLYRKSVLEDIISSCVSKGYVFQMEMIVRASRKGYHIEEVPISFVDRVYGISKLGGSEIVEYLKGLAYLLVTTQLFHFTKLFMNCRKKLPELSMVGIL, from the exons atggagaagaACAAGTACAGCATCATAGTCCCAACCTATAACGAACGCCTCAACATTGCCCTCCTCGTCTACCTCATCTTCAAGCATCTCCG GGACGTTGACTTTGAGATAATCATCGTTGACGATGGAAGCCCGGATGGTACTCAGCAGGTTGTTGAGCAATTGCAGCAACTCTATGGTGAAGATCGGATT CTGTTGAGAGCTAGAGCTAAGAAGCTTGGATTAG GAACGGCTTACATTCATGGTTTGAAGCATGCGTCTGGGAATTTTGTTGTGATCATGGACGCGGATTTATCACACCAT CCAAAGTATTTGCCAAGCTTCATCAA GAAACAGTTGGAAACTGGTGCAAGTATAGTTACTGGAACTCGTTATGTCAAAGGTGGGGGTGTACATGGGTGGAATCTTATGCGCAAATTAACAAGTAGAGGAGCCAATGTTCTGGCACAAACACTTCTATGGCCTGGTGTATCAGATTTGACCGGATCTTTTCG GCTTTACAGGAAATCAGTGCTTGAAGATATCATCAGTTCCTGTGTCAGCAAGGGCTATGTCTTTCAGATGGAGATGATAGTTCGAGCTTCTAGAAAAGGCTACCATATTGAAGAG GTTCCAATCAGCTTTGTTGATAGGGTATATGGAATTTCAAAGCTTGGAGGATCTGAAATTGTTGAATATCTGAAAGGCCTTGCCTATCTTCTCGTTACAAC CCAGCTCTTCCACTTCACAAAACTCTTCATGAACTGCCGGAAAAAATTGCCGGAACTCAGCATGGTGGGAATACTCTAA
- the LOC109949075 gene encoding uncharacterized protein LOC109949075, with the protein MILVAGLAELMEEYTFLLARVLEHLFHSAPFPRRVRFLILRSLPFVSSYPLPPPPPLIGAPAAA; encoded by the coding sequence atgatACTGGTGGCGGGTCTGGCTGAGCTGATGGAGGAGTATACGTTTTTGTTGGCAAGGGTTTTGGAGCATTTGTTCCATTCTGCTCCTTTTCCGAGGCGGGTTCGGTTTCTCATCCTCCGAAGTCTTCCCTTTGTTTCTTCCtaccctcttcctcctcctcctcctctgaTAGGAGCCCCTGCTGCTGCTTAA
- the LOC18777191 gene encoding E3 ubiquitin-protein ligase MARCH2 isoform X2, which translates to MVLSKGDEHRSSERSMRSEKENEIPDLEKQQSDSGAEPSSLSNSSFGDTVPPLLNVVVLDEASREVHEQTTANLSREVPSPKKGDLSRTSSSHEQCRVCQQEKDEVLIDLGCQCRGGLAKSHRSCIDTWFRTRGSNKCEICQGVAANVPPPQSQPTGSYWVWRVDSTYRSQNRDRGCVSPLYVAFSILIGGLLLDVLISVTLGVSALPINIIIGIIVVLGLGTALRLILEFFHQWSLRRVVQRVDTNVPLGYHPAL; encoded by the exons ATGGTTCTGAGCAAAGGTGACGAGCACAGAAGCAGTGAGAGATCGATGAGGAGTGAGAAAGAGAATGAAATACCCGACTTGGAGAAGCAGCAGAGTGATAGCGGAGCTGAGCCTAGCTCACTTTCCAATTCCTCATTCGGTGATACGGTGCCGCCGCTTCTAAACGTCGTCGTTTTGGATGAGGCGTCTCGCGAGGTTCATGAGCAAACCACGGCCAATTTGTCGAGGGAGGTACCTTCTCCCAAAAAGGGTGACCTGTCGAGAACTTCCAGCTCTCATGAACAATGCAG AGTGTGTCAGCAGGAGAAAGATGAAGTTTTGATAGACCTTGGATGTCAATGTCGAGGTGGGCTTGCAAAATCCCACCGATCATGTATAGACACTTGGTTTCGAACCAGAGGATCGAACAAATGCGAGATATGCCA AGGGGTAGCTGCAAATGTGCCACCTCCACAATCCCAGCCGACT GGGAGCTACTGGGTCTGGAGAGTTGACTCAACCTATCGGTCACAAAATCGAGACAGG GGTTGTGTTAGCCCACTTTATGTGGCATTTTCAATCCTCATTGGTGGTCTGCTGTTGGACGTGCTAATATCCGTTACCCTCGGTGTCTCTGCACTCCCCATTAACATCATTATAG GTATTATTGTGGTTCTTGGACTTGGAACTGCACTGAGACTTATCTTGGAATTCTTCCACCAGTGGAGTTTGAGGAGAGTTGTGCAGAGGGTGGACACAAATGTGCCTCTTGGTTACCATCCTGCTTTGTAG
- the LOC18777191 gene encoding uncharacterized protein LOC18777191 isoform X3 has translation MVLSKGDEHRSSERSMRSEKENEIPDLEKQQSDSGAEPSSLSNSSFGDTVPPLLNVVVLDEASREVHEQTTANLSREVPSPKKGDLSRTSSSHEQCRVCQQEKDEVLIDLGCQCRGGLAKSHRSCIDTWFRTRGSNKCEICQGVAANVPPPQSQPTVCTLYLLVQRVAFAMGATGSGELTQPIGHKIETGRVVLAHFMWHFQSSLVVCCWTC, from the exons ATGGTTCTGAGCAAAGGTGACGAGCACAGAAGCAGTGAGAGATCGATGAGGAGTGAGAAAGAGAATGAAATACCCGACTTGGAGAAGCAGCAGAGTGATAGCGGAGCTGAGCCTAGCTCACTTTCCAATTCCTCATTCGGTGATACGGTGCCGCCGCTTCTAAACGTCGTCGTTTTGGATGAGGCGTCTCGCGAGGTTCATGAGCAAACCACGGCCAATTTGTCGAGGGAGGTACCTTCTCCCAAAAAGGGTGACCTGTCGAGAACTTCCAGCTCTCATGAACAATGCAG AGTGTGTCAGCAGGAGAAAGATGAAGTTTTGATAGACCTTGGATGTCAATGTCGAGGTGGGCTTGCAAAATCCCACCGATCATGTATAGACACTTGGTTTCGAACCAGAGGATCGAACAAATGCGAGATATGCCA AGGGGTAGCTGCAAATGTGCCACCTCCACAATCCCAGCCGACTGTATGTACTCTGTACCTTTTGGTGCAAAGGGTAGCCTTTGCCAT GGGAGCTACTGGGTCTGGAGAGTTGACTCAACCTATCGGTCACAAAATCGAGACAGG CAGGGTTGTGTTAGCCCACTTTATGTGGCATTTTCAATCCTCATTGGTGGTCTGCTGTTGGACGTGCTAA
- the LOC18777344 gene encoding dolichol-phosphate mannosyltransferase subunit 1 isoform X2: MEKNKYSIIVPTYNERLNIALLVYLIFKHLRDVDFEIIIVDDGSPDGTQQVVEQLQQLYGEDRILLRARAKKLGLGTAYIHGLKHASGNFVVIMDADLSHHPKYLPSFIKKQLETGASIVTGTRYVKGGGVHGWNLMRKLTSRGANVLAQTLLWPGVSDLTGSFRLYRKSVLEDIISSCVSKGYVFQMEMIVRASRKGYHIEEVPISFVDRVYGISKLGGSEIVEYLKGLAYLLVTTKLVQV, encoded by the exons atggagaagaACAAGTACAGCATCATAGTCCCAACCTATAACGAACGCCTCAACATTGCCCTCCTCGTCTACCTCATCTTCAAGCATCTCCG GGACGTTGACTTTGAGATAATCATCGTTGACGATGGAAGCCCGGATGGTACTCAGCAGGTTGTTGAGCAATTGCAGCAACTCTATGGTGAAGATCGGATT CTGTTGAGAGCTAGAGCTAAGAAGCTTGGATTAG GAACGGCTTACATTCATGGTTTGAAGCATGCGTCTGGGAATTTTGTTGTGATCATGGACGCGGATTTATCACACCAT CCAAAGTATTTGCCAAGCTTCATCAA GAAACAGTTGGAAACTGGTGCAAGTATAGTTACTGGAACTCGTTATGTCAAAGGTGGGGGTGTACATGGGTGGAATCTTATGCGCAAATTAACAAGTAGAGGAGCCAATGTTCTGGCACAAACACTTCTATGGCCTGGTGTATCAGATTTGACCGGATCTTTTCG GCTTTACAGGAAATCAGTGCTTGAAGATATCATCAGTTCCTGTGTCAGCAAGGGCTATGTCTTTCAGATGGAGATGATAGTTCGAGCTTCTAGAAAAGGCTACCATATTGAAGAG GTTCCAATCAGCTTTGTTGATAGGGTATATGGAATTTCAAAGCTTGGAGGATCTGAAATTGTTGAATATCTGAAAGGCCTTGCCTATCTTCTCGTTACAAC GAAACTGGTGCAAGTATAG
- the LOC18777917 gene encoding NAC domain-containing protein 14 gives MAVLSMDSLPLGFRFRPTDEELINHYLKLKINGRNSEVQVIPEIDVCKWEPWDLPKLSVIKSDDQEWFFFCPRDRKYPNGHRSNRATDAGYWKATGKDRTIKSRQCKSASNSTGQVGMKKTLVFYRGRAPRGERTSWIMHEYRATQKDLDGTAPGQGAFVLCRLFHKPEEKADVLKYDEVEQTGLSPTTTKSSPDETSSDVVQETATSDMQGEKQSESIMRWWNDKSDNMSPDALPPVPGDSYMASDVEDPGAEETGIQRHLLMEENQVFDEPFGGQIDCKVFSPMKSLINSELEHYVGSPFTSDFGNYNNGFHFQDGTCEQDVSFPEFLDEFGINPYASSCEESTSQKNLVVGNETYLSGQSCMLQTMPPGNSCLDGAWDNTDTNIAQHDLERRASGLYNKQFDAEDLLQKTSLGYYQAKAQASLDNQKPRMGNMAGNYFPPSAFAEQFPVSSVNDMFNSSDGSTSCKNLDNHGGDHGGGTAIKIRARHPQQLQNSGNLVDQGSAPRRLLLCVDKPSSGSIANGNMGDANYRKEEDEVQSTITEAREDIRQSPTSDEQEKEHAIFNNGEEFSSRKDSVNHGYDQVGRTRIRIKTRQPQQQSNSENYVTQGTAPRRIRLQMNISTGSVVDSNVRDRDDEEEDEVQSTNTDAREAVQQSHTSDGQEKEHAKINNKEELTSRKNSVNYGSDIVGTTGIRIKARQPQQPLKSDESVTQGTAPRRIRLQMNPVADSNVREPTPGKEDEVQSTINETRESTQKIPDSDEHDAECRLSKLEVNGKMAEDSPAEMVDKSRETAEEAPGKLKPRMGRDSLLHSNHTGLSVASKALPKRRGLISTFVISVGIPLAVTLFIAFSGIWIALRS, from the exons ATGGCGGTTTTATCAATGGATTCGTTACCTCTAGGGTTTCGGTTCAGACCGACGGACGAAGAGCTCATCAACCACTACCTGAAGCTCAAGATCAACGGTCGTAATTCCGAGGTCCAAGTGATCCCCGAAATCGACGTTTGCAAATGGGAGCCTTGGGATTTACCCA AGCTGTCGGTGATAAAGTCAGATGATCAAGAGTGGTTCTTCTTCTGCCCCCGGGATAGGAAATACCCAAATGGCCATAGGTCTAACAGAGCCACTGATGCTGGCTACTGGAAGGCCACTGGTAAGGACAGGACCATCAAGTCCCGCCAATGCAAGTCTGCCTCCAACAGCACTGGCCAAGTTGGGATGAAGAAGACCCTGGTTTTCTACAGAGGTCGCGCTCCCAGGGGTGAGCGCACCAGCTGGATCATGCATGAGTATCGTGCCACTCAGAAGGACCTTGATGGCACTGCTCCTGGCCAG GGTGCCTTTGTTCTGTGTCGCTTGTTCCATAAGCCAGAAGAGAAGGCTGATGTACTAAAATATGATGAAGTAGAACAAACTGGCTTATCTCCTACCACAACTAAGTCTTCTCCTGACGAGACATCCTCAGATGTAGTTCAGGAAACAGCTACATCTGATATGCAAGGTGAAAAGCAATCAGAAAGTATCATGAGGTGGTGGAATGATAAATCTGATAACATGAGCCCTGATGCTCTGCCTCCGGTACCTGGTGACAGTTATATGGCCTCTGATGTGGAAGATCCTGGAGCAGAAGAAACAGGCATCCAG AGGCATCTCCTAATGGAAGAAAATCAAGTGTTCGATGAGCCCTTCGGTGGCCAGATTGATTGCAAAGTCTTTTCACCTATGAAATCGCTGATTAACTCAGAGCTAGAACATTACGTGGGTTCACCTTTTACCAGTGACTTTGGCAATTACAATAATGGATTCCATTTTCAGGATGGCACATGTGAACAGGATGTATCCTTCCCAGAATTTTTGGATGAGTTCGGCATTAACCCTTATGCGAGTTCCTGTGAGGAGTCAACGAGTCAGAAGAACTTGGTGGTTGGAAACGAGACCTATCTATCTGGTCAGTCATGCATGCTACAGACCATGCCTCCAGGAAACTCATGTCTCGATGGTGCATGGGATAACACAGACACCAACATTGCCCAG CATGATCTGGAAAGGAGAGCTTCTGGCTTGTACAACAAGCAATTTGATGCCGAGGATCTGCTGCAGAAAACCTCATTGGGTTATTACCAAGCTAAAGCTCAAGCATCGCTGGATAACCAAAAACCTAGAATGGGAAATATGGCTGGCAATTATTTTCCTCCTTCCGCATTTGCTGAGCAGTTTCCTGTGAGTTCAGTAAATGATATGTTCAATAGTTCGGATGGGTCTACCAGTTGCAAGAATCTTGATAACCATGGTGGTGATCATGGTGGTGGAACTGCAATCAAGATTAGGGCCCGCCATCCtcaacaacttcaaaattCGGGTAACCTTGTTGATCAGGGCTCTGCTCCAAGAAGACTCCTTTTATGTGTGGACAAGCCTTCATCTGGATCAATTGCCAATGGCAACATGGGTGATGCAAACTAtaggaaggaagaagatgaagtccaATCAACTATTACTGAG GCTAGAGAAGATATACGGCAGAGTCCTACCTCTGACGAACAGGAGAAAGAGCATGCGATATTCAACAATGGGGAAGAATTTTCCAGTAGGAAGGATTCTGTTAACCATGGTTATGATCAGGTTGGTAGAACTAGAATCAGGATTAAGACTCGCCAGCCTCAACAACAATCAAATTCAGAAAATTATGTAACTCAGGGCACTGCTCCTAGAAGAATCCGTCTCCAGATGAATATTTCAACTGGGTCAGTTGTCGATAGTAATGTGAGAGATAGAgatgatgaggaagaagatgaagtacAATCAACTAATACTGAT GCTAGAGAAGCTGTACAGCAGAGTCATACCTCTGATGGACAGGAGAAAGAGCATGCGAAAATCAATAATAAGGAAGAATTAACCAGTAGGAAGAACTCTGTCAACTATGGTTCGGATATTGTTGGTACAACTGGAATCAGGATCAAGGCCCGCCAGCCTCAACAACCATTAAAGTCAGATGAATCTGTAACTCAGGGCACTGCTCCCAGAAGAATCCGCTTGCAGATGAATCCAGTTGCTGATAGCAATGTGAGAGAACCAACCCCTgggaaagaagatgaagtgcAGTCAACCATTAATGAG ACCAGAGAATCCACACAGAAGATTCCTGATTCCGATGAGCATGATGCAGAGTGCCGTCTTTCAAAGTTGGAAGTGAACGGGAAAATGGCTGAAGACTCGCCAGCAGAAATGGTTGATAAGAGCAGGGAAACTGCCGAAGAAGCCCCAGGAAAGTTGAAGCCAAGGATGGGTAGGGATAGTTTATTACACAGCAACCATACGGGGCTGTCAGTGGCTTCGAAGGCGCTGCCTAAACGTCGTGGCCTGATTTCTACATTTGTTATTTCGGTCGGCATTCCTTTAGCTGTAACCCTGTTCATAGCTTTTAGTGGGATTTGGATAGCCTTAAGATCTTGA
- the LOC18777699 gene encoding heavy metal-associated isoprenylated plant protein 30: protein MATVLKRTFGSIISSIAYFSYLDYPDHHYRSNSHFKKIKYNMPKSRPLSLQTVELKVRMCCTGCERVVKNAIFKLRGIDSVDVDLPMEKVTVIGYVDRNKILKAVRRAGKRAEFWPYPNPPLYFTSSGDYFKDTINEFKESYNYYRHGYNVGDKHGTIPVTQRGDDKVSNMFNDDNVHACCLM from the exons ATGGCAACGGTACTAAAGAGAACATTTGGCTCTATCATATCATCCATTGCATACTTCTCTTACCTTGACTACCCGGATCACCATTACAGAAGCAACAGCCActtcaagaaaatcaaatacaaCATGCCAAAGAGTCGGCCCCTTTCGTTGCAG ACTGTGGAGCTCAAAGTCAGGATGTGCTGCACTGGCTGTGAGAGGGTTGTCAAAAATGCCATTTTCAAGCTCAGAG GGATCGATTCGGTGGACGTAGACCTACCGATGGAAAAGGTGACGGTAATCGGGTATGTTGATCGTAACAAAATTCTCAAGGCAGTGAGGAGGGCTGGGAAGAGGGCAGAGTTCTGGCCCTACCCGAACCCTCCTTTGTACTTCACATCCTCCGGTGACTATTTCAAGGACACAATCAATGAGTTCAAAGAGAGCTACAACTACTATAGGCATGGCTACAATGTTGGGGACAAACATGGGACAATTCCAGTGACTCAAAGGGGGGATGACAAAGTTAGCAACATGTTCAATGATGATAATGTCCATGCTTGTTGCCTCATGTGA
- the LOC18777191 gene encoding uncharacterized protein LOC18777191 isoform X4 → MVLSKGDEHRSSERSMRSEKENEIPDLEKQQSDSGAEPSSLSNSSFGDTVPPLLNVVVLDEASREVHEQTTANLSREVPSPKKGDLSRTSSSHEQCRVCQQEKDEVLIDLGCQCRGGLAKSHRSCIDTWFRTRGSNKCEICQGVAANVPPPQSQPTVCTLYLLVQRVAFAMGATGSGELTQPIGHKIETGVVLAHFMWHFQSSLVVCCWTC, encoded by the exons ATGGTTCTGAGCAAAGGTGACGAGCACAGAAGCAGTGAGAGATCGATGAGGAGTGAGAAAGAGAATGAAATACCCGACTTGGAGAAGCAGCAGAGTGATAGCGGAGCTGAGCCTAGCTCACTTTCCAATTCCTCATTCGGTGATACGGTGCCGCCGCTTCTAAACGTCGTCGTTTTGGATGAGGCGTCTCGCGAGGTTCATGAGCAAACCACGGCCAATTTGTCGAGGGAGGTACCTTCTCCCAAAAAGGGTGACCTGTCGAGAACTTCCAGCTCTCATGAACAATGCAG AGTGTGTCAGCAGGAGAAAGATGAAGTTTTGATAGACCTTGGATGTCAATGTCGAGGTGGGCTTGCAAAATCCCACCGATCATGTATAGACACTTGGTTTCGAACCAGAGGATCGAACAAATGCGAGATATGCCA AGGGGTAGCTGCAAATGTGCCACCTCCACAATCCCAGCCGACTGTATGTACTCTGTACCTTTTGGTGCAAAGGGTAGCCTTTGCCAT GGGAGCTACTGGGTCTGGAGAGTTGACTCAACCTATCGGTCACAAAATCGAGACAGG GGTTGTGTTAGCCCACTTTATGTGGCATTTTCAATCCTCATTGGTGGTCTGCTGTTGGACGTGCTAA
- the LOC18777344 gene encoding dolichol-phosphate mannosyltransferase subunit 1 isoform X3 has protein sequence MEKNKYSIIVPTYNERLNIALLVYLIFKHLRDVDFEIIIVDDGSPDGTQQVVEQLQQLYGEDRILLRARAKKLGLGTAYIHGLKHASGNFVVIMDADLSHHPKYLPSFIKKQLETGASIVTGTRYVKGGGVHGWNLMRKLTSRGANVLAQTLLWPGVSDLTGSFRLYRKSVLEDIISSCVSKGYVFQMEMIVRASRKGYHIEEVPISFVDRVYGISKLGGSEIVEYLKGLAYLLVTT, from the exons atggagaagaACAAGTACAGCATCATAGTCCCAACCTATAACGAACGCCTCAACATTGCCCTCCTCGTCTACCTCATCTTCAAGCATCTCCG GGACGTTGACTTTGAGATAATCATCGTTGACGATGGAAGCCCGGATGGTACTCAGCAGGTTGTTGAGCAATTGCAGCAACTCTATGGTGAAGATCGGATT CTGTTGAGAGCTAGAGCTAAGAAGCTTGGATTAG GAACGGCTTACATTCATGGTTTGAAGCATGCGTCTGGGAATTTTGTTGTGATCATGGACGCGGATTTATCACACCAT CCAAAGTATTTGCCAAGCTTCATCAA GAAACAGTTGGAAACTGGTGCAAGTATAGTTACTGGAACTCGTTATGTCAAAGGTGGGGGTGTACATGGGTGGAATCTTATGCGCAAATTAACAAGTAGAGGAGCCAATGTTCTGGCACAAACACTTCTATGGCCTGGTGTATCAGATTTGACCGGATCTTTTCG GCTTTACAGGAAATCAGTGCTTGAAGATATCATCAGTTCCTGTGTCAGCAAGGGCTATGTCTTTCAGATGGAGATGATAGTTCGAGCTTCTAGAAAAGGCTACCATATTGAAGAG GTTCCAATCAGCTTTGTTGATAGGGTATATGGAATTTCAAAGCTTGGAGGATCTGAAATTGTTGAATATCTGAAAGGCCTTGCCTATCTTCTCGTTACAACGTGA
- the LOC18777191 gene encoding uncharacterized protein LOC18777191 isoform X1, producing MVLSKGDEHRSSERSMRSEKENEIPDLEKQQSDSGAEPSSLSNSSFGDTVPPLLNVVVLDEASREVHEQTTANLSREVPSPKKGDLSRTSSSHEQCRVCQQEKDEVLIDLGCQCRGGLAKSHRSCIDTWFRTRGSNKCEICQGVAANVPPPQSQPTGSYWVWRVDSTYRSQNRDRQGCVSPLYVAFSILIGGLLLDVLISVTLGVSALPINIIIGIIVVLGLGTALRLILEFFHQWSLRRVVQRVDTNVPLGYHPAL from the exons ATGGTTCTGAGCAAAGGTGACGAGCACAGAAGCAGTGAGAGATCGATGAGGAGTGAGAAAGAGAATGAAATACCCGACTTGGAGAAGCAGCAGAGTGATAGCGGAGCTGAGCCTAGCTCACTTTCCAATTCCTCATTCGGTGATACGGTGCCGCCGCTTCTAAACGTCGTCGTTTTGGATGAGGCGTCTCGCGAGGTTCATGAGCAAACCACGGCCAATTTGTCGAGGGAGGTACCTTCTCCCAAAAAGGGTGACCTGTCGAGAACTTCCAGCTCTCATGAACAATGCAG AGTGTGTCAGCAGGAGAAAGATGAAGTTTTGATAGACCTTGGATGTCAATGTCGAGGTGGGCTTGCAAAATCCCACCGATCATGTATAGACACTTGGTTTCGAACCAGAGGATCGAACAAATGCGAGATATGCCA AGGGGTAGCTGCAAATGTGCCACCTCCACAATCCCAGCCGACT GGGAGCTACTGGGTCTGGAGAGTTGACTCAACCTATCGGTCACAAAATCGAGACAGG CAGGGTTGTGTTAGCCCACTTTATGTGGCATTTTCAATCCTCATTGGTGGTCTGCTGTTGGACGTGCTAATATCCGTTACCCTCGGTGTCTCTGCACTCCCCATTAACATCATTATAG GTATTATTGTGGTTCTTGGACTTGGAACTGCACTGAGACTTATCTTGGAATTCTTCCACCAGTGGAGTTTGAGGAGAGTTGTGCAGAGGGTGGACACAAATGTGCCTCTTGGTTACCATCCTGCTTTGTAG